The proteins below come from a single Cupriavidus pauculus genomic window:
- a CDS encoding GGDEF domain-containing protein — MIVLFIVATTTTLGAFAAHRQWQLRQDLEQRFERTRMEVSDGLRQSLAGPAWALNVDILRTTLEATLIHPEVTGACIYSPDGHEIYAEVHRPASHASACATTREHDVLSEVTIFPPDDIDPDRRRQPIGKAIIRFTRDNLRQTLRAAMVQGLTEVVAIDVVLVLLLTFGLRMVFGPLEHLRTALFRLASSQGDRLDELSRLGRTEFDSVIDGFNRVLRRLQATQAELVEKNRQLEVVSKTDQLTGVFNRRHLDEVLNSALAYTRHDGMPFSIILLDVDRFKSVNDTYGHQVGDRVLVEIARCILDVKRVTDTVGRWGGEEFLLICADTDLDDAVRFAENLRDAIASRHFSVTGQMTASLGVACVQDGDTIHGTISRADQALYRSKERGRNRVEYAPAQVDDADDADDADGRVGDAVTG; from the coding sequence ATGATCGTCCTGTTTATCGTTGCCACGACTACAACGCTGGGGGCATTCGCCGCGCATCGGCAATGGCAGCTGAGGCAGGATCTGGAGCAGCGGTTCGAGCGGACCCGCATGGAGGTGTCCGACGGCCTGCGGCAAAGCCTGGCCGGGCCCGCCTGGGCGCTCAACGTCGATATCCTCCGCACGACGCTCGAGGCCACGCTGATCCATCCCGAGGTCACCGGCGCGTGCATCTACTCTCCGGACGGCCACGAAATCTACGCCGAGGTGCATCGGCCTGCCTCGCATGCTTCGGCCTGCGCGACCACGCGCGAACACGATGTGCTCAGCGAAGTCACGATCTTTCCGCCCGACGATATCGACCCCGACCGTCGCAGGCAGCCGATCGGCAAGGCGATCATCCGCTTTACGCGCGACAACCTGCGGCAGACATTGCGCGCGGCCATGGTGCAAGGGCTGACCGAGGTGGTGGCGATCGACGTGGTGCTGGTGCTGCTGCTGACGTTCGGCCTGCGCATGGTCTTCGGCCCGCTCGAGCATCTGCGCACCGCGCTGTTCCGCCTGGCATCGAGCCAGGGCGACCGGCTCGACGAGCTGTCGCGGCTGGGCCGCACGGAATTCGACAGTGTGATCGACGGCTTCAACCGCGTGTTGCGCCGGCTGCAGGCGACGCAGGCCGAGCTCGTCGAGAAGAACCGGCAGCTGGAGGTCGTCTCCAAGACCGATCAGCTCACGGGCGTCTTCAACCGCCGTCATCTGGACGAGGTACTGAACAGCGCGCTGGCCTACACGCGGCACGATGGCATGCCGTTCTCGATCATCCTGCTCGACGTCGATCGGTTCAAGTCGGTCAACGACACTTACGGCCATCAGGTGGGCGACCGCGTGCTCGTGGAAATCGCGCGCTGCATTCTCGACGTCAAGCGCGTCACGGACACCGTGGGCCGCTGGGGCGGGGAGGAGTTCCTGCTGATCTGCGCGGACACCGACCTTGACGATGCGGTTCGGTTTGCCGAGAACCTGCGCGATGCCATCGCCTCGCGCCACTTCTCGGTCACCGGACAGATGACGGCCAGCCTCGGCGTGGCATGCGTGCAGGACGGCGACACGATCCATGGCACGATCTCGCGCGCGGACCAGGCGCTGTATCGCAGCAAGGAGCGCGGGCGCAATCGCGTGGAATATGCGCCCGCTCAGGTGGACGACGCGGACGACGCGGACGACGCCGATGGCCGCGTCGGCGATGCCGTGACCGGGTAA
- a CDS encoding lipopolysaccharide biosynthesis protein: MKPMRGVSSAAVYAAANVVNGLLPFLLMAVLTRVLPVADYGRIAMFGMLISVCSALTGAGVQGAINARYDARATEAFRGWVVAGAIVVAASTLLLALPVTMASDAIARFTGLDAHWVWLAVPAAGAMTVAQVCVGVWMMQRRAWRFAAFQIGSAGAGIALSLALVLWVTHDASGRIWGQAIGAWITGAFALGCLWRGGWLACAWSCPRAREAVREAVREVAAFSVPLIPHFLGGFLLVGAERWIATQTLGLDAAGIYMVAAQIGVGFGLVADGVNKALTPWAYARLRGKAPGDHAVLVHAYWRLIALAAAGAVVLLALSPWLVALMAGPAYREAARVLPWIALGYGCHAVYLLLTHSLYLTRRTRLLGLATPIAGGAGLLVGTWLAPRVGIAGIGMGFAFGMACRCGFTWYLAQRACPLPWFGGAAIVAPDIPGIPEIPDSRP; this comes from the coding sequence ATGAAGCCGATGCGAGGCGTCTCGAGCGCGGCGGTCTACGCGGCCGCCAACGTCGTCAACGGGTTGCTGCCGTTCCTGCTGATGGCCGTGCTGACGCGCGTGCTGCCCGTGGCCGACTACGGGCGGATCGCAATGTTCGGGATGCTGATCAGCGTGTGTTCGGCATTGACCGGCGCGGGCGTGCAGGGCGCCATCAACGCACGCTACGACGCGCGGGCGACGGAAGCGTTTCGCGGCTGGGTCGTGGCGGGGGCGATCGTGGTGGCGGCCAGCACGCTGCTGCTCGCGTTGCCGGTCACGATGGCAAGTGACGCGATCGCCCGATTCACGGGCCTCGACGCGCACTGGGTCTGGCTTGCCGTGCCGGCGGCCGGCGCGATGACGGTCGCGCAAGTCTGCGTGGGCGTATGGATGATGCAGCGGCGCGCGTGGCGCTTCGCCGCATTTCAAATCGGCAGTGCGGGCGCCGGCATCGCGTTGTCGCTGGCGCTCGTGCTCTGGGTCACGCACGACGCGTCCGGGCGCATCTGGGGGCAGGCGATCGGCGCGTGGATTACCGGCGCATTCGCGCTCGGGTGCCTGTGGCGCGGCGGCTGGCTGGCCTGCGCCTGGTCGTGCCCGCGTGCGCGCGAGGCAGTGCGTGAGGCGGTGCGCGAGGTCGCGGCTTTCTCGGTCCCGTTGATTCCGCATTTTCTGGGTGGCTTTCTGCTCGTGGGTGCCGAACGGTGGATCGCCACGCAGACGCTTGGCCTCGATGCGGCGGGCATCTACATGGTGGCCGCGCAGATCGGCGTCGGGTTCGGCCTGGTCGCGGACGGCGTCAACAAGGCGCTGACGCCATGGGCCTATGCGCGCCTGCGCGGCAAGGCGCCGGGCGACCACGCGGTGCTCGTGCATGCGTACTGGCGGCTGATTGCACTGGCGGCGGCGGGCGCCGTCGTGCTGCTGGCGCTGTCGCCATGGCTCGTCGCGCTGATGGCGGGACCCGCGTATCGCGAGGCCGCGCGCGTGCTGCCCTGGATTGCGCTCGGGTATGGCTGCCATGCGGTGTATCTGCTGCTGACGCACAGCCTGTATCTCACGCGGCGGACGCGGTTGCTGGGCCTGGCCACGCCGATCGCCGGTGGCGCCGGCCTGCTGGTCGGGACATGGCTGGCGCCGCGCGTCGGCATTGCGGGCATCGGCATGGGCTTCGCCTTCGGCATGGCGTGCCGGTGCGGATTCACGTGGTACCTCGCGCAGCGGGCCTGTCCGCTGCCGTGGTTTGGCGGTGCGGCGATCGTCGCGCCGGATATCCCCGGCATTCCCGAGATCCCCGATTCGCGTCCGTGA
- a CDS encoding aldehyde dehydrogenase (NADP(+)) yields the protein MTLTGNLLIGAQEVGATTGTMRALNPATNETFGPDFALGGAAEVDRAAQLADEAFDSYNATSLDVRAAFLDRIADGLDANASALAERLALETGLPAAQFLMEAAKSATQFRQFATVVRQGRFRQAAIDPAQPDRQPRPRMDHRMQKIAVGPVAIFGASNFPISYSVAGGDVASALAAGAPVIVKAHNAHPGGSEIQARVIQQAVRDAGLHEGVFSMVRGEGNAIGEALVDHPLIRGVTFTGSEAGGMALYRRAQQRPDPIPVFTEMTSVNPTFILPAAQAERGAAIGDGFAERMLVNVGQACLKPAILLAIDGAGYDALKQAMIERVSAMHARTMLTPGIHLAYRKNVEAQRAAGAEQIAAGAGPTGEWDGQSLLFEVDGARLLDTPALLEEVFGPSALLVRVRDDAQLIAIARRFRGQLSATMHIERADHALAARLLPILERRTGRIVINAFAHPQEVSYATTHGGPFPATSDSRFTSVGMGAIERFLRPVTYQGFPDALLPEALQHDNPRGIWRLNDGELSKA from the coding sequence ATGACACTCACCGGCAATCTGTTGATCGGCGCGCAGGAAGTCGGCGCCACCACGGGCACCATGCGGGCGCTCAACCCCGCAACCAACGAGACGTTCGGTCCCGACTTCGCGCTCGGCGGCGCCGCCGAAGTCGATCGCGCGGCGCAGCTGGCCGACGAGGCGTTCGACAGCTACAACGCGACGAGCCTCGACGTGCGCGCCGCGTTTCTCGACCGCATCGCCGATGGGCTCGATGCCAATGCGTCCGCGCTGGCCGAGCGGCTCGCGCTGGAAACCGGCCTGCCCGCCGCGCAATTCCTGATGGAGGCGGCCAAGAGCGCGACGCAATTCCGCCAGTTCGCCACCGTCGTGCGCCAGGGACGCTTCCGTCAGGCGGCGATCGACCCCGCGCAGCCGGACCGCCAGCCGCGCCCGCGTATGGATCACCGCATGCAGAAGATCGCGGTGGGTCCCGTCGCGATCTTCGGCGCGAGCAATTTCCCGATCTCGTACTCGGTCGCGGGCGGCGACGTGGCCTCCGCGCTGGCCGCGGGCGCACCCGTCATCGTCAAGGCGCACAACGCGCATCCGGGTGGCTCGGAGATTCAGGCGCGCGTGATTCAGCAGGCCGTGCGCGATGCGGGCCTGCACGAGGGGGTCTTCTCGATGGTGCGTGGAGAAGGCAACGCCATCGGCGAAGCGCTCGTCGATCATCCGCTGATCAGGGGTGTGACGTTTACCGGCTCCGAGGCGGGAGGCATGGCGTTGTATCGTCGCGCGCAGCAGCGTCCCGATCCGATTCCCGTGTTCACCGAGATGACGAGCGTGAACCCGACCTTTATCCTGCCGGCCGCGCAGGCCGAGCGCGGCGCGGCGATCGGCGACGGGTTTGCCGAACGCATGCTCGTCAATGTGGGCCAGGCATGCCTGAAGCCCGCGATTCTGCTGGCCATCGACGGTGCGGGTTACGACGCGCTGAAGCAGGCGATGATCGAGCGCGTGAGCGCCATGCATGCGCGGACGATGCTGACGCCGGGCATCCACCTCGCCTATCGCAAGAATGTCGAGGCACAGCGCGCGGCTGGCGCGGAGCAGATAGCCGCGGGTGCGGGTCCCACGGGCGAATGGGACGGCCAGTCGCTGCTGTTCGAAGTCGACGGCGCACGGCTGCTCGACACGCCCGCCCTGCTCGAAGAAGTGTTCGGTCCCTCGGCGCTGCTGGTCCGCGTGCGCGACGACGCGCAACTGATCGCGATCGCGCGCCGCTTCCGTGGCCAGCTGTCCGCGACGATGCATATCGAGCGCGCCGACCACGCGCTGGCCGCTCGCCTGCTGCCGATCCTCGAACGCCGCACGGGCCGCATCGTGATCAACGCGTTCGCGCATCCGCAGGAGGTGTCGTACGCGACCACGCACGGCGGTCCGTTCCCGGCCACGTCCGATAGCCGCTTCACCTCGGTGGGCATGGGCGCGATCGAGCGTTTCCTGCGCCCGGTCACGTATCAGGGCTTCCCCGACGCGTTGCTGCCGGAAGCGCTGCAGCACGACAACCCACGTGGTATCTGGCGCCTGAACGATGGCGAATTGTCGAAGGCCTGA
- a CDS encoding glycosyltransferase, protein MKPLFLLPDLGGGGAEAVTLNLVGQLATEGCDARVRLLRDAPVKASLPPNLTVNGREVRASASGGGRREARGLFAAARASDVIVGALELRTYLVAVALGAVCRRPVVLWLHKDLDTFLARKRASIRWLYLTLLRAAVARCDRLVAVSDGVAEGMWRIAPAHADKICRLYNALRIDAIDAAIATATAKPAWWPEDRYVLAVGRLTWQKGFDVLIDAFARVVRQDAAVQLVILGEGELRDTLQQRVRALGLEGRVQLPGYHPPYQAMTHASVFAMSSRFEGLSMVLLEALYCGARVVATDCPSGPSEVVGRGRFGTLVPPGNAEALANAIVAALTRPVGGEEAERQREHVRGFAPARIVPTWHRLLRDVAAGRRPSRANMPERSA, encoded by the coding sequence ATGAAACCGCTGTTCCTGCTCCCGGACCTTGGTGGCGGCGGCGCGGAAGCTGTCACGCTGAACCTCGTCGGCCAGTTGGCCACCGAAGGCTGCGACGCGCGCGTGCGGCTATTGCGCGATGCGCCGGTCAAGGCCAGCCTGCCACCGAACCTGACCGTCAATGGCCGCGAAGTCCGCGCGAGCGCTTCAGGCGGCGGCCGGCGGGAAGCGCGCGGTCTCTTCGCCGCCGCACGCGCGAGCGACGTCATCGTTGGCGCGCTCGAACTCCGCACCTATCTCGTCGCCGTGGCCCTCGGTGCGGTATGCCGGCGCCCCGTCGTCCTGTGGCTGCACAAGGACCTCGACACGTTCCTCGCGCGCAAGCGCGCCTCCATCCGCTGGCTGTATCTCACGCTATTGCGCGCCGCCGTTGCCCGCTGCGACCGGCTCGTTGCGGTCAGCGATGGCGTGGCGGAGGGGATGTGGCGAATCGCGCCGGCCCATGCGGACAAGATCTGCCGCCTCTACAACGCACTGCGCATCGATGCCATCGATGCGGCCATCGCTACCGCGACAGCAAAGCCCGCATGGTGGCCGGAGGACCGCTACGTACTCGCCGTGGGCCGCCTCACGTGGCAGAAAGGGTTCGACGTGCTGATCGACGCGTTCGCGCGCGTGGTGCGGCAGGACGCAGCCGTGCAGCTCGTTATCCTCGGCGAGGGCGAGTTGCGCGATACGCTGCAACAGCGAGTCCGCGCACTGGGCCTGGAAGGCCGCGTCCAGCTGCCGGGATACCACCCGCCGTACCAGGCGATGACCCACGCCAGCGTATTCGCCATGTCGTCGCGCTTCGAGGGCCTGTCGATGGTGCTGCTCGAAGCGCTGTACTGCGGCGCGCGCGTGGTGGCCACCGACTGTCCGTCCGGGCCGTCGGAAGTGGTGGGCCGTGGACGCTTCGGCACGCTGGTCCCGCCCGGAAACGCCGAGGCACTCGCGAACGCCATCGTGGCCGCGCTAACCAGGCCGGTCGGTGGGGAGGAAGCCGAGCGACAGCGCGAACATGTACGCGGTTTCGCGCCCGCGCGCATCGTTCCGACATGGCATCGCCTGTTGCGCGACGTCGCCGCGGGGCGCAGACCCTCGCGCGCCAACATGCCGGAGCGCTCGGCATGA
- a CDS encoding LysR family transcriptional regulator ArgP — MLDYSALSALAAVIREGSFERAARALNVTPSAISQRIRLLEERVGCALVVRDQPCRATETGRRLCQHVDRVRLLEQELQGTLPALAPEGVARVTLPIAVNADSLASWVAPAIARFAAAHPVLMEVAVDDQDYTSAWLRSGAVMAAVTGTAKPVTGCNSQPLGAMRYVAAASPDFVARYFADGVGAGTLALAPSLVFNVKDELQSRWVRRLCHRDVELPRHTLPSTHAFVVAAAEGMGWGLHPRTLIAGQLAAGTLVELLPDAPLDVPLYWQHARAASALLDGLSREVMAAARTMLHAP, encoded by the coding sequence ATGCTGGATTACTCCGCCTTATCCGCGCTGGCTGCGGTGATCCGCGAAGGCAGCTTCGAGCGTGCCGCGCGCGCGCTGAACGTGACACCCTCGGCGATCTCCCAGCGCATTCGCCTGCTGGAGGAGCGTGTCGGCTGCGCACTGGTCGTGCGCGACCAGCCGTGTCGCGCGACCGAAACGGGCCGCCGCCTGTGCCAGCACGTCGACCGCGTGCGGTTGCTCGAGCAGGAACTGCAGGGCACGCTGCCCGCGCTCGCACCCGAAGGGGTGGCGCGCGTCACCCTGCCGATTGCCGTGAACGCGGACAGCCTGGCGAGCTGGGTAGCCCCGGCCATCGCCCGGTTTGCCGCCGCGCATCCGGTGCTGATGGAGGTGGCCGTGGACGATCAGGACTACACGTCGGCGTGGCTGCGCAGCGGGGCGGTGATGGCCGCCGTGACGGGCACCGCGAAGCCGGTCACCGGCTGCAATAGCCAGCCGCTCGGCGCGATGCGCTACGTCGCGGCCGCGAGTCCGGATTTCGTCGCGCGGTATTTTGCGGACGGCGTCGGTGCCGGCACGCTGGCCCTCGCGCCCAGCCTCGTCTTCAACGTCAAGGACGAGCTGCAGTCGCGCTGGGTCCGGCGGTTGTGCCATCGCGATGTCGAACTGCCGCGGCACACATTGCCTTCGACGCATGCGTTCGTGGTTGCCGCGGCCGAGGGCATGGGATGGGGATTGCATCCGCGCACGCTGATTGCCGGACAGCTGGCGGCCGGCACGCTCGTGGAGTTGCTGCCGGATGCGCCGCTGGACGTGCCGCTTTACTGGCAACACGCGCGTGCCGCGTCCGCGCTGCTCGATGGATTGAGCAGGGAGGTCATGGCCGCCGCGCGGACCATGCTGCACGCGCCTTAG
- a CDS encoding glycosyltransferase family 52 — MLVICCTPLHTLIARAMLDARGTRDFRLIYYTCVDNAKQRRYYDRLAQRAVAAAYVVVDSRFPTNFARFRHALRAVRAEAEHEIGLASIDNFYSQYTIKKHGFGSIVTYDDGTSNVDRGSAYFRAARRSPLHAVLIRYLRGEVDLHWIRARSQAHYTLYPEFDNIVHNALLQPVLLRTDRPAVSSLARHPGERRIFLGQPLTDPGMVGIADIYADVVASLQIDEYLPHPREGRPSGAFELVDTPLIAEEYLLGQLDLYESVTVFTVRSAALMNIDHPRLRKVVLTHPDGNPATDALYEKFATRGCELLSAPGVIGLGLLAGGAA, encoded by the coding sequence ATGCTAGTCATCTGCTGCACGCCGCTACATACGCTGATCGCCCGCGCGATGCTCGATGCGCGAGGCACGCGCGATTTCCGGCTTATCTACTACACGTGCGTCGACAACGCGAAGCAGCGCCGCTACTACGACCGGCTGGCGCAACGGGCGGTGGCCGCCGCGTATGTGGTCGTCGACAGCAGGTTTCCGACGAACTTCGCGCGCTTCCGGCATGCGCTGCGGGCGGTGCGCGCGGAGGCCGAGCACGAGATCGGGCTGGCGAGCATCGACAACTTCTACTCCCAGTACACGATCAAGAAGCACGGGTTCGGCTCGATCGTGACATATGACGACGGGACGTCCAACGTCGATCGCGGCAGCGCGTACTTTCGCGCGGCGCGGCGGTCGCCGTTGCATGCGGTGCTGATTCGCTATCTGCGCGGGGAGGTCGATCTGCACTGGATTCGCGCGCGCAGCCAGGCGCATTACACGCTGTACCCCGAGTTCGACAACATCGTGCACAACGCGCTGCTGCAGCCCGTGCTGCTGCGGACCGATCGACCGGCGGTGTCTTCGCTCGCGCGGCATCCTGGGGAACGGCGCATCTTTCTTGGCCAGCCGCTGACAGATCCGGGGATGGTGGGGATCGCGGACATCTACGCGGATGTCGTGGCGTCGCTGCAGATCGACGAGTATCTGCCGCATCCGCGCGAGGGGCGGCCCAGTGGCGCGTTCGAGCTCGTGGATACGCCGCTGATCGCCGAGGAGTATCTGCTCGGTCAGCTGGATCTGTACGAGTCGGTGACCGTGTTCACGGTGCGGAGTGCCGCGCTGATGAACATCGATCATCCGCGCTTGCGCAAGGTCGTGCTCACGCATCCGGACGGCAATCCGGCGACGGACGCGCTCTACGAAAAATTCGCCACGCGCGGCTGCGAACTGCTGAGCGCCCCGGGCGTGATCGGGCTGGGCCTGCTGGCGGGAGGTGCGGCATGA
- a CDS encoding LysE/ArgO family amino acid transporter translates to MDSLALSFPSTSLGVFAQGVALSFGLIVAIGAQNAFVLRQGLRREHVGLVVAFCAAADALLIGAGVLGMAQALGERPALAHWLAIAGAVFLAVYGVRALQRARHAARMDAVAHGGGFSRRAALAQAAAFTLLNPHVYLDTVVLVGSIGAQQASALRIWFVAGASAASLCWFGMLGFGARWLAPWFARPLAWRVLDAAIGVTMFVLSGLLVQKAMTGV, encoded by the coding sequence ATGGACTCCCTTGCACTCTCTTTCCCCTCTACCTCGCTTGGCGTATTCGCTCAAGGCGTGGCCCTGAGCTTCGGGCTGATCGTGGCAATCGGCGCACAGAACGCATTCGTGCTGCGGCAGGGCCTGCGGCGCGAGCACGTGGGCCTCGTCGTGGCGTTCTGCGCGGCGGCCGATGCGTTGCTGATCGGCGCCGGGGTGCTCGGCATGGCGCAGGCGCTGGGCGAACGGCCGGCACTCGCCCACTGGCTGGCCATTGCCGGCGCGGTGTTCCTGGCGGTGTACGGCGTTCGTGCATTGCAGCGCGCGCGGCACGCGGCGCGGATGGACGCGGTGGCGCATGGCGGCGGCTTCAGCCGGCGCGCGGCGCTCGCGCAGGCAGCGGCGTTCACACTGCTGAACCCTCATGTGTATCTCGACACCGTCGTGCTGGTGGGCAGCATCGGCGCACAGCAGGCGTCCGCGCTGCGCATCTGGTTTGTGGCCGGCGCGAGCGCGGCCAGCCTCTGCTGGTTCGGCATGCTCGGCTTCGGTGCACGCTGGCTCGCGCCCTGGTTTGCCCGCCCGCTGGCCTGGCGGGTCCTCGATGCGGCCATCGGGGTGACGATGTTCGTCTTGTCGGGATTGCTGGTGCAGAAAGCGATGACGGGTGTCTAG
- a CDS encoding isochorismatase family cysteine hydrolase — translation MSNPVYPAKRTGLLLVDPYNDFLSHGGKLFPMLRDVADDVKLLDNLRATVTAARASDLQVFYVPHRRWQPGDYENWDHPNPTQRLIQERHTFAKGEFGGEWHPDFVPQAGDIVIHEHWGQSGFANTDLDFQLKQQGITHVIVIGLLANTCIESTARFAMELGYHVTLVRDATAAFTREMMHAAHHLNGPTFAHEILTTAEVVAALPVATERSPA, via the coding sequence ATGTCCAATCCTGTCTATCCCGCGAAAAGAACCGGCCTGCTGCTGGTGGATCCGTACAACGATTTCCTGTCCCACGGCGGCAAGCTGTTTCCGATGCTGCGCGACGTCGCCGACGACGTGAAGCTGCTCGACAACCTGCGCGCGACCGTGACCGCCGCGCGCGCGTCGGACCTTCAGGTGTTCTACGTGCCCCACCGCCGCTGGCAGCCGGGCGATTACGAGAACTGGGATCACCCGAACCCCACGCAACGCCTGATCCAGGAGCGGCACACATTCGCCAAGGGAGAGTTCGGCGGCGAATGGCATCCGGACTTCGTTCCACAGGCCGGCGACATCGTGATTCACGAGCACTGGGGACAGAGCGGCTTTGCGAACACCGACCTCGACTTTCAGCTCAAGCAGCAGGGCATCACGCATGTGATCGTCATCGGCCTGCTGGCCAATACCTGCATCGAATCGACCGCGCGCTTCGCGATGGAACTCGGCTATCACGTGACGCTCGTCCGCGACGCCACCGCCGCGTTCACCCGGGAGATGATGCACGCCGCGCACCATTTGAACGGTCCCACGTTCGCCCATGAAATCCTCACGACGGCAGAAGTCGTTGCAGCGCTGCCCGTCGCCACCGAACGGAGCCCAGCATGA
- a CDS encoding winged helix-turn-helix transcriptional regulator: protein MAVANEATPATTVCPVARSTEVVGDRWTILVLRELYMGATRFEEIQIQTEATPQMLTSRLKALEADGMVERHPYSEKPLRHEYRLTDKGWAFYPVIYALRAFGEMWCKHGEEVATRFVHRKCGHDVGLATVCPHCGEPVARKDLDATLGERFAAERAARREAFRRR from the coding sequence ATGGCCGTCGCAAACGAAGCAACCCCCGCCACCACCGTATGCCCGGTGGCGCGCTCGACCGAGGTGGTCGGCGATCGCTGGACCATCCTCGTGCTGCGCGAGCTCTATATGGGCGCCACGCGCTTCGAGGAGATCCAGATCCAGACGGAAGCCACGCCACAGATGCTGACCTCCCGGCTCAAGGCACTGGAGGCGGATGGCATGGTCGAGCGCCATCCGTACAGCGAGAAACCGCTGCGCCACGAGTACCGGCTGACGGACAAGGGCTGGGCCTTCTACCCCGTGATCTACGCGCTGCGCGCATTCGGGGAAATGTGGTGCAAGCACGGCGAGGAAGTCGCGACGCGGTTCGTCCACCGCAAATGCGGGCACGACGTCGGGCTCGCGACCGTATGCCCGCATTGCGGCGAGCCCGTGGCCCGCAAGGACCTCGATGCCACCCTGGGCGAACGCTTCGCGGCCGAGCGCGCGGCCCGGCGCGAAGCCTTTAGGCGCCGTTAG
- a CDS encoding substrate-binding periplasmic protein: protein MDILRFRPLLLAASVCLAMAAPAAAQTTIVLYSEAGQRPLSFEENGVPKGAYIENLKRVLRRMPEYKVQIRFASWARTVEEARNGNSAGILGVYYRPADRPFLNHSKAFYTEEVAVHCNRDSIEGRTFRTYPDDFAGLRFGNQRGYLAPGKPFFQMVASGKIELVEGHEFHDLVKKMLVQEIDCVVNPSVVINEALITLEAQGIPERMRYKSRRVLTIKNETVHIGFSKKYEESHPELARFRQLFDKAVDE from the coding sequence ATGGATATTCTTCGCTTCCGCCCGCTCCTGCTCGCCGCCAGCGTGTGCCTGGCCATGGCCGCGCCGGCCGCCGCCCAGACCACCATCGTGCTGTATTCCGAAGCCGGACAGCGGCCGCTGTCGTTCGAGGAAAACGGTGTGCCCAAGGGCGCCTATATCGAGAACCTCAAGCGCGTGCTCCGGCGCATGCCCGAGTACAAGGTGCAGATCCGCTTCGCGTCGTGGGCCCGCACGGTCGAGGAAGCGCGCAATGGCAACTCGGCCGGCATCCTCGGCGTCTACTACCGCCCCGCCGACCGACCCTTTCTCAACCACTCCAAGGCCTTCTACACCGAGGAAGTCGCCGTCCACTGCAACCGCGACTCCATCGAAGGCCGGACGTTCCGGACCTATCCGGACGACTTCGCCGGACTGCGGTTCGGCAACCAGCGCGGCTACCTTGCCCCGGGCAAACCGTTCTTCCAGATGGTGGCCAGCGGAAAGATCGAGCTCGTCGAGGGTCATGAATTCCACGATCTCGTCAAGAAGATGCTGGTCCAGGAGATCGACTGCGTGGTCAACCCGAGCGTGGTCATCAACGAAGCGCTGATCACGCTCGAGGCACAGGGCATCCCGGAACGCATGCGATACAAGTCCCGCCGCGTGCTGACGATCAAGAACGAAACCGTTCATATCGGCTTTAGCAAGAAATACGAGGAGTCCCATCCGGAGCTGGCGCGCTTCCGGCAGTTGTTCGACAAGGCCGTGGATGAATAG